In Labrus mixtus chromosome 13, fLabMix1.1, whole genome shotgun sequence, a single genomic region encodes these proteins:
- the LOC132986997 gene encoding histamine N-methyltransferase-like, which produces MASSLQSLIHDDSRYQKSFHLFLERSSEHQCMQDFIDNTLPDILASIGDGKSHLNVIGVGSGDGEIDLKMLSKLHLRHPGATVDNEVVEPSSQQLHNYKVLASQKPGLDYVTFTWNKMTSSEFEQHWKAKKMTKKADFIHMIQMLYYVKDPEATVSFFRSLLNKNGKLLIILVSGESGWGNLWRTYRNELCNTEISQCVTTRDIKSFLDSKGVSYQNYMLPSQMDITECFSEGDEKGELLLDFLTEVLDFSNTASPELKAGVLELLRHPECSVESNGKVIFNNNLEVIVIN; this is translated from the exons ATggcctcctctctgcagagcttGATTCATGATGATAGCAGATACCAGAAGTCCTTCCACCTTTTCCTGGAGCGCTCCTCTGAACATCAGTGTATGCAGGACTTCATTGACAATACACTGCCAGACATACTGGCCAG CATTGGAGACGGAAAGTCCCATCTAAATGTCATTGGAGTTGGAAGTGGAGATG GTGAGATTGACCTGAAGATGCTCTCCAAGCTTCATCTGAGGCACCCAGGGGCGACAGTGGATAACGAGGTGGTGGAGCCTAGCAGCCAGCAGCTACATAACTACAAAG TCTTGGCATCGCAGAAACCAGGTCTGGATTACGTCACCTTCACTTGGAACAAGATGACTTCCTCTGAGTTTGAGCAGCACTGGAAGGCGAAGAAGATGACTAAGAAGGCTGACTTCATTCACATGATACAG ATGCTGTACTATGTAAAGGATCCTGAAGCTACTGTCAGCTTCTTCCGTAGTCTCCTCAACAAGAATGGGAAGCTTCTGATCATTCTAGTGTCTG GTGAAAGTGGTTGGGGAAATCTTTGGCGGACTTACAGGAATGAGCTCTGTAACACAGAAATAAGCCAGTGTGTGACCACTAGAGACATCAAAAGCTTCCTGGACTCTAAGGGAGTAAGCTACCAGAACTACATGCTGCCATCTCAAATGGATATTACAGAGTGTTTCTCTGAGGGGGATGAGAAGGGTGAGCTGCTGCTCGATTTTCTGACTGAGGTGCTGGACTTCAGTAACACAGCCTCACCTGAGCTGAAAGCTGGTGTCTTGGAGTTACTTCGTCATCCGGAGTGTAGTGTAGAGTCCAATGGCAAggttattttcaacaacaacctGGAGGTGATAGTCATAAATTAG
- the LOC132986998 gene encoding histamine N-methyltransferase-like — protein sequence MAEEAKQTCYEGSSVQSFQFYLEQSGEHEAILKCAHDILPGEFQRIAAGKSSLDVLGVGSGGGEVDAQMLTLLQSTLPAVPITADIVEGSAALTDNFKALVAKTATLQKIQFVWHIMGSEDYEKQVRAKGDMKKFDFIHMIQMIYYVDNLSSTIKFYQSLLKNNGKLMIIVEAADGGWDKLWKTFKKELCTGAITEYRSSAEVKACVKSQGLTYEEHVISNTFDITECFNPSSKNGGRLLNFMTAQDDFYQSFTPEIRTGMLDLLRNKCSTEKDGRVFFNSNLSCMLIHA from the exons ATGGCTGAGGAAGCAAAGCAGACCTGCTATGAAGGCAGTTCGGTCCAAAGCTTTCAGTTCTACCTCGAACAGTCAGGAGAGCACGAGGCCATTCTGAAGTGTGCTCACGACATCTTGCCTGGAGAATTTCAAAG aattgcagcaggtaaaagcaGCCTGGATGTTCTTGGTGTTGGAAGTGGTGGAG GGGAGGTGGATGCCCAGATGCTCACTCTTCTTCAGTCTACCTTGCCGGCTGTTCCTATCACTGCTGACATTGTGGAGGGCAGTGCTGCTCTCACAGACAACTTCAAAG CTTTGGTAGCAAAGACGGCCACTCTTCAGAAGATCCAGTTTGTTTGGCATATCATGGGCAGTGAGGACTATGAAAAGCAAGTCAGAGCAAAAGGAGACATGAAGAAATTTGACTTCATACACATGATTCAG ATGATCTACTATGTTGATAACCTTTCCAGTACAATCAAGTTCTACCAAAGCCTTCTGAAGAACAATGGCAAGCTTATGATCATTGTTGAAGCAG CTGATGGCGGCTGGGACAAACTGTGGAAGACGTTCAAGAAAGAGCTCTGCACGGGTGCCATCACAGAATATCGCTCATCAGCAGAGGTTAAAGCCTGTGTGAAGAGCCAGGGTCTGACATATGAGGAGCATGTCATCTCCAACACCTTTGACATCACTGAGTGCTTCAATCCAAGCAGCAAGAATGGAGGACGTCTTCTAAATTTCATGACAGCACAAGATGACTTCTACCAGTCCTTTACCCCAGAGATCCGGACAGGCATGTTAGACCTTCTCAGAAACAAGTGCAGCACTGAAAAGGATGGCAGGGTTTTCTTCAACAGCAATCTGAGCTGCATGCTCATTCATGCTTAA